A genomic segment from Deltaproteobacteria bacterium RBG_16_64_85 encodes:
- a CDS encoding peptide-methionine (R)-S-oxide reductase — protein sequence MADKVHKTEQEWKKILSPEQFQITRKKGTERAFTGTYWNHDGKGIYRCVCCGTDLFRSETKFESGTGWPSFYEPVAAENVRTETDTGWFMTRTEVLCARCDAHLGHVFKDGPKPTGLRYCINSAALAFAKADQSEKEESAGGRSR from the coding sequence GCCGATAAAGTCCATAAGACGGAGCAGGAGTGGAAGAAGATCCTTTCGCCCGAGCAGTTCCAGATCACCCGGAAGAAGGGGACCGAGAGGGCGTTCACCGGGACGTACTGGAACCACGACGGGAAGGGGATCTACCGGTGTGTCTGCTGCGGGACCGACCTGTTCCGGTCGGAGACCAAGTTCGAATCCGGAACCGGTTGGCCGAGCTTCTATGAGCCGGTCGCGGCGGAGAACGTGCGCACCGAAACCGACACGGGCTGGTTCATGACGAGGACGGAGGTGTTGTGCGCGAGATGCGATGCGCATCTGGGCCACGTGTTCAAGGATGGCCCGAAACCGACCGGGCTCCGCTACTGCATCAATTCGGCGGCCCTTGCTTTTGCCAAGGCGGATCAATCGGAAAAGGAAGAGTCTGCCGGCGGCCGATCGCGTTGA